From a single Tachypleus tridentatus isolate NWPU-2018 chromosome 6, ASM421037v1, whole genome shotgun sequence genomic region:
- the LOC143252020 gene encoding uncharacterized protein LOC143252020 isoform X1 has product MVAFLMGLQRGFTKFPCHICFWDSRDTAVHYNRKHWPQRIEFSVGKYDVKCESLVDLQKVLFPPLHTKLGLMKQFVIALDKESAAFNSFKTSSLSCLRQRSKLVSLLDHKQRRSWSAQNSPRSSVGSKKKLGATLSQWFGAFGQLQGQTLCGTG; this is encoded by the coding sequence atggtggcatttctgatgggtctccaaagaggctttaccaagtttccctgtcaTATTTgcttttgggacagcagggacactgcagtgcattacaacaggaagcactggccacaacggatcgAGTTTTCTGTGGGAAAGTACGATGTCAAGTGTGagtcactagtggacctccagaaggtgttgttcccaccattgcacacaaaattgggtcttatgaaacaatttgtcatagctcttgataaggagtctgcagccttcaattccttcaagacttcttccctaagctgtctgaggcaaaggtcaaagctggtgtctttatTGGACCACAAacaaagaagatcctggagtgcacagaattccccaagaagctcagtaggaagtaAAAAGAAACTTGGGGcaactttgtcgcagtggttcggggcttttgggcaattacaaggccaaacattatgtggaactggttga
- the LOC143252020 gene encoding uncharacterized protein LOC143252020 isoform X3 — translation MVTACESENSKDPKTPEDILTFTSVLPKDDDALLANAFNTREIIKTSQVFGTTPTKIFLVYIITVTK, via the exons ATGGTAACAGCTTGTGAGTCGGAG AACTCCAAAGATCCAAAGACACCAGAAGATATCCTCACATTCACCTCGGTATTGCCCAAGGATGACGATGCATTGCTTGCCAATGCCTTTAATACCAGGGAAATAATCAAAACTTCCCAAGTTTTCGGAACCACCCCAACCAAGATCTTTCTAGTTTATATCATCACAGTCACCA agTAA
- the LOC143252020 gene encoding uncharacterized protein LOC143252020 isoform X2 codes for MVTACESENSKDPKTPEDILTFTSVLPKDDDALLANAFNTREIIKTSQVFGTTPTKIFLVYIITVTKWQA; via the exons ATGGTAACAGCTTGTGAGTCGGAG AACTCCAAAGATCCAAAGACACCAGAAGATATCCTCACATTCACCTCGGTATTGCCCAAGGATGACGATGCATTGCTTGCCAATGCCTTTAATACCAGGGAAATAATCAAAACTTCCCAAGTTTTCGGAACCACCCCAACCAAGATCTTTCTAGTTTATATCATCACAGTCACCA